The following proteins are co-located in the Leptospira weilii genome:
- the rplA gene encoding 50S ribosomal protein L1 encodes MQRGKKYRALKEKVDSTKFFSIDQAVELAKSTSYTKFDGTLEIATKVNYKSLQNVRGTISLPHGTGKKVRVLVFCKGDKQNDAKNAGAEFVGDMDLIEKVAGGWTDFDACVATPDMMKDVGKLGPILGRKGLMPKPKAGTVTTDVAKAVNELKSGRVEYRPDKGGVVHLGIGKVSFDNAKLVENIRTVVQTLMRDKPSDAKGEYLKTFSVSPTMGVGVKVDVKELVNTSI; translated from the coding sequence ATGCAACGTGGAAAAAAATACAGAGCTCTCAAAGAAAAAGTAGATAGCACGAAATTCTTCAGTATCGATCAGGCGGTGGAACTTGCAAAGTCCACTTCCTACACAAAGTTCGACGGAACTCTTGAGATCGCTACGAAAGTAAATTATAAATCTCTCCAGAACGTTCGTGGAACGATTTCTCTTCCTCACGGAACCGGTAAAAAAGTTCGTGTTCTTGTTTTCTGCAAAGGGGACAAACAAAACGACGCGAAGAATGCCGGAGCAGAATTCGTAGGAGATATGGATTTGATCGAAAAAGTGGCGGGCGGTTGGACCGATTTCGACGCTTGCGTGGCTACTCCCGACATGATGAAAGACGTAGGGAAGCTGGGTCCGATTCTGGGTAGAAAAGGTCTGATGCCGAAACCGAAAGCGGGAACCGTAACCACGGATGTTGCAAAGGCCGTAAACGAACTCAAATCCGGAAGAGTGGAATACCGCCCCGACAAAGGCGGAGTGGTTCACCTCGGAATCGGAAAGGTTTCTTTCGACAACGCAAAACTCGTGGAAAACATCCGCACCGTAGTTCAAACTCTGATGCGAGATAAACCTTCCGACGCGAAGGGCGAATACTTAAAAACTTTCTCCGTTTCTCCTACGATGGGAGTCGGTGTGAAAGTAGACGTGAAAGAACTGGTCAACACTTCCATCTGA
- the rplL gene encoding 50S ribosomal protein L7/L12 — MSTEALLEQIGKLTLVEAADLVKKMEDKFGISAAAPVAVAAAAAPAAGGAAAEEASTFNVILKGFGDKKIEVIKLVREITGLGLKEAKDLVEAGGKSVKEGVSKAEADDLKKKLEGVGAQIELKAS, encoded by the coding sequence ATGTCTACGGAAGCGCTATTAGAGCAAATCGGAAAACTAACCTTAGTTGAGGCTGCAGACCTCGTGAAAAAAATGGAAGATAAATTCGGCATTTCTGCTGCAGCTCCAGTTGCGGTAGCTGCTGCGGCTGCGCCTGCTGCCGGTGGAGCTGCTGCCGAAGAAGCTTCCACTTTCAACGTTATCCTGAAAGGATTTGGCGATAAGAAAATCGAAGTGATCAAACTCGTAAGAGAAATCACCGGACTCGGATTGAAAGAGGCGAAAGATCTCGTAGAAGCCGGTGGAAAGTCTGTTAAAGAAGGCGTTTCCAAAGCGGAAGCTGATGACCTCAAAAAGAAACTTGAGGGCGTTGGCGCACAGATCGAACTCAAAGCGAGCTAA
- the nusG gene encoding transcription termination/antitermination protein NusG codes for MGTKKWYALQTYSGHENKVQKNIEKLVQQKKLEEKIFQVKIPTMDVAEMKHGKKKVTKRKLMPGYVLIEMEMDDDTRFLIQSLPSVSTFVGSKDGGPEPLSLEEVKNLFSESGDVASEEPVAPKILFKVGDSLKIIDGPFANFTGLVDEIFPDKGRLRVKVEIFGRSTPVELDYLQVKTEN; via the coding sequence ATGGGAACAAAAAAATGGTACGCTCTTCAGACCTACTCGGGACACGAGAATAAGGTCCAGAAGAATATAGAAAAGCTCGTTCAGCAGAAGAAGCTGGAAGAGAAAATTTTCCAGGTTAAGATACCGACCATGGACGTTGCCGAAATGAAACACGGCAAAAAGAAAGTAACCAAGCGCAAATTGATGCCCGGTTACGTTCTCATCGAAATGGAAATGGACGACGATACTCGATTCTTAATCCAGTCTCTTCCTTCCGTTTCGACATTCGTAGGTTCCAAAGACGGAGGCCCCGAGCCTTTATCTTTGGAAGAAGTAAAAAATCTCTTCTCCGAATCCGGTGATGTGGCTTCCGAAGAACCGGTTGCGCCGAAGATTCTCTTCAAAGTGGGAGATTCTTTGAAAATTATCGACGGGCCTTTTGCGAACTTCACGGGGCTCGTGGACGAAATCTTTCCGGATAAGGGAAGACTTCGTGTAAAAGTGGAAATCTTCGGGAGATCCACTCCCGTGGAACTGGATTATCTTCAGGTAAAGACTGAAAATTAA
- the rplJ gene encoding 50S ribosomal protein L10 — protein sequence MANQEKVEAVANLKGKLEEKNNFILACYSGLTVEEITGLRTQLRKEGSEMKVLKNNLFLRALKESGAHKDKNITFGPEYQGPLAAIFAKDNLPTVAKVCKDFAKNNKNLILRAGYMDGSVLDANGVEAIAGLPSREQLLAQIAGGINAPARTIASGINQIIASLARAIQATAEKNNA from the coding sequence ATGGCGAATCAGGAAAAAGTAGAAGCAGTCGCAAACCTCAAAGGCAAACTGGAAGAGAAGAATAACTTCATTCTCGCTTGCTACTCGGGCTTGACCGTGGAAGAAATCACCGGTCTGCGCACTCAACTCAGAAAAGAAGGTTCCGAGATGAAAGTTCTCAAGAACAATCTTTTCTTAAGAGCCTTGAAGGAGTCCGGAGCTCACAAAGATAAAAATATTACTTTCGGGCCCGAATACCAAGGACCGCTTGCCGCAATCTTTGCAAAGGATAACCTTCCAACTGTTGCAAAAGTCTGCAAAGATTTTGCGAAAAATAACAAAAACCTGATCTTAAGAGCGGGATACATGGACGGTTCCGTTCTCGACGCAAACGGAGTGGAAGCGATCGCGGGCCTTCCAAGCCGCGAACAACTTTTGGCTCAAATTGCCGGCGGAATCAACGCGCCCGCGAGAACGATCGCATCCGGTATCAATCAGATCATCGCTTCTCTCGCAAGAGCGATCCAAGCGACCGCGGAAAAGAACAACGCATAA
- the rpoB gene encoding DNA-directed RNA polymerase subunit beta codes for MYGQVERKRVNFGKITNLDYLPNLIQIQKRSFDWFLQADVKDETKRKHQGLEAVFRETFPIESPNNDMLMEYSHYILGEPKRSPQECKDTDATFAMPLKAVIRLIIKETGEIREQTVYMGDLPVMTEQGTFIINGAERVVVSQLHRSPGIFFSYDMERDVFSARVIPYRGSWLEFEMDNKGILIAKIDRKKKFPATLLVKSLGYGTNEEVLRLFYGSKKEKIAGATSKDLKKILGRRTINDIINMETGEVMLEAGSKVNEDNISILKEMKVKEVELIEFPKGKDNPILINALEKDGVNDYEDAILKFHSLMRQGEPSTIENATVELNRLFFSPKTFDLGEVGRYKINSKFEFNNPKEFSGEKARVLRPADIIETVRYILNLFSETENYYPDDIDHLGNRRIRSVGELISNQLKTGFSRVERVIKERMTVQEIETQTPQLLISIKPITAVINEFFGSSQLSQFMDQTNPLAELTHKRRLNALGPGGLSRDRAGMEVRDVHYSHYGRMCPIETPEGPNIGLILSMSSYARVNDYGFLETPYRTVKNGKVTGQIEHLTADKEEYHYIAQASGVIDEKGELKNKLISTRHRGDFPFRNPSEIQYMDLAPLQVVSVSTALIPFLEHDDANRALMGSNMQRQAVPLLREEAPFVGTGMETRAAYDSRICIVNKHDGVVISVDAEQIVVERKGGKESDTYQLTKFKKTNQGTCFNQKPIVGVVHSEISGKVTKVSKEKIEVTSENGTVKEYVLQVGSKQYSPIVSSGEEVKRGSTLAGQVVTGEKLDELGNILVKGTVLADGPAVDNGVLALGRNVLAAFMPWEGYNFEDAILISERIVRDDVFSSIHIEEFEIQARETKLGPEQITRDIPNLSDKAFRDLDETGVIRIGAEVKPGDILVGMVTPKGETDLTPEYKLLHSIFGEKAKDVRDSSLRMPNGFEGTVIDIKRFSRENQDELPAGVEEMVKVFVARKRKLLVGDKMAGRHGNKGVVARVMAEEDMPYMEDGTPLDIVLNPLGVPSRMNLGQIFETQLGFAASKLGISFETPVFDGAEESDVDNFCKEANLPLNSKFKLFDGRTGLPFMNEVFCGYIYILKLAHLVEDKIHARSTGPYSLVTQQPLGGKAQFGGQRLGEMEVWALEAYGASHTLQELLTIKSDDMLGRARIYEAIVKGIHSIKPGIPESFNVLVQELRGLALDIIITDSEGNTVDISDYEDEYSKSKKKIKFETIENA; via the coding sequence ATGTACGGTCAAGTAGAGAGAAAACGGGTAAATTTCGGAAAAATCACGAATCTGGATTACCTTCCTAACTTGATTCAAATTCAAAAGCGTTCTTTTGACTGGTTTCTCCAAGCAGACGTCAAGGACGAAACCAAAAGAAAGCATCAAGGATTAGAGGCCGTATTCCGGGAAACTTTCCCCATTGAAAGTCCCAACAACGACATGCTTATGGAATACAGTCATTACATTTTGGGAGAACCGAAACGTTCTCCTCAGGAATGTAAGGACACGGACGCGACTTTCGCGATGCCGTTAAAAGCGGTGATCCGCCTCATCATCAAGGAAACCGGAGAAATCCGAGAACAAACGGTTTACATGGGAGATCTTCCCGTGATGACCGAACAGGGAACTTTTATCATCAACGGAGCGGAACGCGTGGTCGTTTCCCAGCTTCACCGTTCTCCGGGTATTTTCTTTTCTTACGATATGGAAAGAGACGTTTTCTCCGCCAGGGTGATTCCTTACAGAGGATCTTGGTTGGAATTCGAGATGGATAACAAGGGAATTCTGATCGCGAAGATCGATAGAAAGAAAAAATTCCCGGCCACTCTTCTTGTTAAATCTTTAGGATACGGAACCAACGAAGAAGTTCTTCGTTTGTTCTACGGTTCTAAAAAAGAAAAAATTGCGGGTGCGACTTCCAAGGATCTCAAAAAAATTCTAGGAAGAAGAACCATCAACGACATCATCAACATGGAAACCGGAGAGGTGATGCTCGAAGCCGGTTCCAAGGTCAACGAAGACAATATCTCCATCTTAAAAGAGATGAAGGTGAAAGAAGTCGAGTTGATCGAATTCCCGAAAGGAAAAGACAACCCGATTCTGATCAACGCTTTGGAAAAAGACGGAGTGAACGATTACGAGGACGCGATTCTCAAGTTTCATTCTCTCATGCGTCAGGGCGAGCCTTCCACGATCGAAAACGCGACTGTGGAATTGAATCGTCTTTTCTTCTCTCCGAAAACGTTCGATCTCGGAGAGGTGGGACGTTATAAAATCAATTCTAAGTTCGAATTCAACAACCCGAAAGAATTCTCCGGTGAAAAGGCGCGCGTATTAAGACCCGCGGATATCATTGAGACGGTTCGTTACATTCTGAATCTTTTCTCCGAAACGGAAAATTACTATCCGGACGATATCGATCATCTTGGAAACAGAAGGATCCGTTCCGTCGGGGAATTGATCTCGAATCAACTTAAGACCGGATTCTCCAGAGTGGAAAGAGTGATCAAAGAAAGAATGACGGTTCAGGAGATCGAAACTCAAACTCCTCAGCTTCTCATTTCGATCAAACCGATCACGGCGGTGATCAACGAATTTTTCGGTTCTTCTCAACTTTCTCAGTTCATGGATCAGACAAACCCTCTCGCGGAGCTGACCCACAAACGGAGATTGAACGCACTCGGTCCCGGAGGTCTTTCCAGAGACAGAGCGGGTATGGAAGTGCGGGACGTTCACTATTCTCACTACGGTAGAATGTGTCCGATTGAAACTCCGGAAGGTCCGAACATCGGTCTGATTCTTTCCATGTCTTCGTATGCTCGCGTAAACGACTACGGATTTTTGGAAACTCCTTACAGAACCGTGAAAAACGGTAAGGTCACCGGTCAGATCGAACATCTTACCGCGGACAAAGAAGAATATCATTACATCGCTCAGGCGTCCGGCGTGATCGATGAAAAAGGCGAACTCAAAAACAAACTGATTTCCACGCGTCACAGAGGGGACTTTCCTTTCCGTAACCCGAGCGAGATTCAGTATATGGACTTGGCTCCTTTGCAAGTCGTTTCGGTTTCCACCGCGCTGATTCCGTTCCTGGAACACGACGACGCGAACCGCGCCCTCATGGGCTCCAACATGCAACGTCAGGCGGTTCCTCTTCTCCGCGAAGAAGCTCCGTTTGTCGGAACAGGTATGGAAACTAGAGCCGCTTACGATTCCAGAATTTGTATCGTAAACAAACACGACGGTGTCGTTATATCGGTTGACGCAGAACAAATCGTTGTGGAAAGAAAGGGCGGAAAAGAATCCGATACGTATCAACTTACGAAATTTAAAAAGACAAACCAAGGAACCTGTTTCAATCAGAAGCCGATCGTAGGAGTCGTTCACTCCGAGATCAGCGGAAAGGTTACGAAAGTTTCCAAAGAAAAAATCGAAGTAACATCCGAAAACGGAACAGTAAAAGAATACGTTCTCCAAGTCGGAAGCAAACAATATTCTCCGATCGTATCTTCGGGCGAAGAAGTAAAACGAGGATCGACTCTCGCGGGACAAGTTGTCACAGGCGAGAAGTTGGACGAGTTGGGAAATATCCTCGTAAAAGGAACGGTCCTTGCGGACGGACCTGCGGTTGACAACGGAGTTCTCGCTCTCGGAAGAAACGTTCTCGCTGCGTTCATGCCTTGGGAAGGTTACAACTTCGAGGATGCGATCCTGATTTCCGAAAGAATCGTACGCGACGACGTATTCTCTTCCATTCACATCGAAGAATTCGAAATCCAAGCCAGAGAAACAAAACTCGGTCCCGAACAAATCACTCGTGATATTCCGAATCTTTCGGACAAAGCGTTCCGCGATCTGGATGAAACCGGTGTGATTCGTATCGGTGCGGAAGTAAAACCGGGAGACATTCTCGTGGGAATGGTGACTCCGAAAGGCGAAACCGATCTCACACCGGAATACAAACTTCTTCATTCTATCTTTGGTGAGAAGGCGAAAGATGTTCGGGATTCTTCCTTAAGAATGCCGAACGGTTTCGAAGGAACCGTCATCGACATCAAACGATTCTCCCGCGAGAACCAGGACGAACTTCCCGCGGGCGTCGAAGAAATGGTGAAAGTCTTTGTTGCCAGAAAGAGAAAACTTCTGGTCGGAGATAAAATGGCCGGACGTCACGGAAACAAAGGGGTCGTTGCCCGCGTTATGGCGGAAGAAGACATGCCTTACATGGAAGACGGAACTCCTCTGGACATCGTCTTAAACCCGTTAGGCGTTCCTTCTCGGATGAACCTCGGTCAGATTTTCGAAACACAACTCGGTTTCGCGGCGAGCAAACTCGGAATTTCTTTTGAAACTCCGGTGTTCGACGGCGCGGAAGAATCCGACGTGGACAACTTCTGCAAGGAAGCGAATCTTCCGTTGAATTCTAAATTCAAACTTTTTGACGGTAGAACCGGACTTCCTTTTATGAACGAAGTCTTCTGCGGTTATATCTACATCTTAAAACTCGCTCACTTGGTGGAAGACAAGATCCATGCAAGATCGACCGGGCCATACTCTCTGGTTACTCAGCAACCGCTCGGAGG
- the secE gene encoding preprotein translocase subunit SecE: protein MKVTTFIQECKAELEKVQWPTREEVVYSTVVVLVTVFFFSIFLFFADSAFVRLLTWFWELGS from the coding sequence GTGAAAGTAACTACTTTTATACAGGAATGTAAGGCGGAGTTGGAAAAGGTCCAGTGGCCTACCCGCGAAGAAGTTGTCTATTCTACGGTCGTAGTTTTAGTCACCGTTTTCTTTTTTTCTATTTTCCTGTTTTTTGCGGATTCGGCATTTGTAAGGCTTCTTACTTGGTTTTGGGAACTCGGTAGCTAA
- the rplK gene encoding 50S ribosomal protein L11: MAAKKVVKQIKLQVEAGKANPAPPVGPALGQAGLNIMEFCKQFNERSKAQIGLKLPVVITVFSDRSFTFITKSPPAALLVKKAIGLETGSPTPHTHKVGKITRKQLEEIAKTKMEDLNANDIDAAVNIIAGTCRSMGVTVEA, translated from the coding sequence GTGGCAGCAAAAAAAGTAGTAAAGCAGATCAAACTTCAGGTTGAAGCCGGTAAGGCGAACCCTGCGCCTCCCGTTGGCCCCGCGCTCGGTCAAGCCGGTCTCAACATCATGGAATTCTGCAAACAATTCAATGAAAGATCGAAAGCGCAAATCGGATTGAAACTTCCGGTTGTAATCACGGTTTTCTCCGATCGTAGTTTTACATTCATCACTAAATCCCCTCCGGCCGCTCTTCTCGTTAAGAAGGCGATCGGTTTGGAAACCGGTTCTCCGACTCCGCACACTCATAAGGTCGGAAAGATCACTCGCAAACAACTCGAAGAGATCGCTAAAACGAAAATGGAAGATCTCAACGCAAACGACATCGACGCAGCCGTGAATATCATCGCGGGAACCTGCCGTTCCATGGGTGTTACCGTAGAAGCTTAG